The Aestuariibaculum lutulentum genome segment CAGGACGTAAGGTGTGTTGTGTGGTATGTACCGCACCAGAAACCATACCGTCGGCATGTCCTTTGTAAATCATCATGGTTCCAAAGTAAGATACATCTGTCATAGCATCTCGAGCCATTTCAAGATTTACATTTTTATGTTTTCTTAATTCGTAGAAGGTATTAACATAATCGTCGTAATATGGTGACGTTGTTGGAGATACTATGTTAACATCTTCAATATTTAATGGAATGTCTAATTTTTCAACACGTTCTTTAATTTTGTCTTTGTCACCAATTAAGGTGATGTCGACAACTTGCGCAGCAATTAATTTTGCGGTTGCACGTAATACACGTTCGTCGTAACCTTCAGGTAGAACGATGTGTTTTTTGTTTTTTAAAGCGCGTTGTAATAAGTTGTACTGAAACATTCTTGGCGTGAATATTTCAGATTCGAAAGTGATTAATTTATCTGCCAGATGATCTGTATTGGTATATTTTTCAAAAACCGAAATTGCTGAATTAATTTTTTCAGTGTTTTCAGCGTAGATTTTAGATTTTGTTTTGCCAATGCGGTTTGTAGCATAATAGGTGCCTTCTTTTAAGCTGATAATTGGCACAATACTCGAAAGTCCTTCGATTAGTTGTAAAATAGGATCTTCAGGAATTAAACCACCTGTTAAAACAATACCCGAAATTTTTGGGTAATTTTTAGAAATGTTCGCTTGTAAAGCTCCTAAAATAATATCGGCGCGATCTCCAGGAGTAATTACCAGAGCGTTATCTTTTAAATGTGTTAAATAGTTACGCAATTGCATAGCTCCCACACTGTAATTTTCAATCAGGTTGTTTAAATGGTCTTTTCCAAAAAGCACTGTTCCATCAAGAAGTTTTACAATTTCTTTTACGGTTGGGCTTGCTAAACTTGCTATTCTAGGAATTACTGTTATATCGGTATTTTGTGGTATACGCGATTGCAGTAATTCTTTTAAAGGTTCTACATCAATAGGGTTTACTTTATTGGCAATAATAGAAAGTACATCGACTTCTTGTTTAAAAGTGTCGTGAGCTAATTGCACATTATCTATAATTTCCTTTACACTTTTGTTATCCCCTTGTGAAACTATAATTACTGGTAAACTCAGGTTTTTAGAGATTAGCATGTTAAGGTCCAACTCTAAAGTTGAGTTTTCACTTGAAAAGTCGGTGCCTTCAACTAATATATAATCGAAACGTTCTTCTAAATATTTGTATTTGGTAATAATTTGATCGATAACATCTCCAGACTTACCTTGGTTATATAGATCTAAAACCTCATTACGAGTAAAGGCATAGGCATTTTTATAATTGATGTCAATCTCGAAATGAGAAAGTACGGTATGGATATGGATATCTGTTTCATCAGATTTTGGATTATCAATAATAGGACGGAAGTATCCCACTTTTGCAGTTTTACCTAAAAGCATACGCATTAAGCCTAAAACCACTACAGATTTTCCACTATTAGGTTCTATGGTTGCAACATAAATTCCTTTACTCATGGTATATGTATTTTGTTTATAAAATCGAGTTGTAGCTTGTCATTATTGAAAGCTTATGCAAAATTAAAACCAATAATATTAACACAAATGACATTTGTCATGCTTTTAAGTAATGTGTTAATAAACATCAGTAATTTATGATTTTTTAACTAAAAATCAAATTCTAAGGTTTACTTTGTAAGGTCTATAAATAAATTTTCCAGGCTGCTATTTTTTTGATTGAGTTGTAAAATCTTTAATTGGTTGTCGTGAGCAAAGTCAAAAACATGAGAGCGCATATCCTGGGATGTGGCAAATGTAATTTCGTAAACAAAATCGTGGGTGTTAACAACCTGTTCAACTTTTGGAAGTTTTAGTAGAAAAGCATCTTCAACACGGTAATCGAACTCGACTATCACCACTTGTTGTTTTTCGTCGCGAAGATCTTTCAATTTTTTATTGGCAACAATTTCACCTTTATTAATAATAATGACCCGGTCGCACATAGCTTCAACTTCCTGCATAATATGAGTAGAAAGGAAAATTGTTTTTGTTTTACCAATAGTTTTAATCAGGTTTCTAATATCAATTAACTGGTTTGGGTCAAGTCCTGTAGTAGGTTCATCTAAAATTAAAACAT includes the following:
- the pta gene encoding phosphate acetyltransferase; translated protein: MSKGIYVATIEPNSGKSVVVLGLMRMLLGKTAKVGYFRPIIDNPKSDETDIHIHTVLSHFEIDINYKNAYAFTRNEVLDLYNQGKSGDVIDQIITKYKYLEERFDYILVEGTDFSSENSTLELDLNMLISKNLSLPVIIVSQGDNKSVKEIIDNVQLAHDTFKQEVDVLSIIANKVNPIDVEPLKELLQSRIPQNTDITVIPRIASLASPTVKEIVKLLDGTVLFGKDHLNNLIENYSVGAMQLRNYLTHLKDNALVITPGDRADIILGALQANISKNYPKISGIVLTGGLIPEDPILQLIEGLSSIVPIISLKEGTYYATNRIGKTKSKIYAENTEKINSAISVFEKYTNTDHLADKLITFESEIFTPRMFQYNLLQRALKNKKHIVLPEGYDERVLRATAKLIAAQVVDITLIGDKDKIKERVEKLDIPLNIEDVNIVSPTTSPYYDDYVNTFYELRKHKNVNLEMARDAMTDVSYFGTMMIYKGHADGMVSGAVHTTQHTLRPALQFIKTKPGVNIVSSIFFMCLEDRVSVFGDCAINPNPNAAELAEIAIQSAESAKNFGIEPKVAMLSYSSGASGKGADVDKVREAAEIVKQKDPQLKIEGPIQYDAAVDMKIGKSKLPESEVAGQASVLIFPDLNTGNNTYKAVQRETGALAIGPMLQGLNKPVNDLSRGCTVEDIYSTVIITAIQAQEE
- the gldA gene encoding gliding motility-associated ABC transporter ATP-binding subunit GldA, whose protein sequence is MSIEVSGITKLYGNQKALNNISFKIEKPEVVGFLGPNGAGKSTMMKILTTYLNPTEGLAKVNGFDVNLNKQDVQQSVGYLPEHNPLYLDLYIKEYLAFNANIYKVGKQRINEVIELTGLTPEAHKKIGQLSKGYRQRVGLANALLHDPDVLILDEPTTGLDPNQLIDIRNLIKTIGKTKTIFLSTHIMQEVEAMCDRVIIINKGEIVANKKLKDLRDEKQQVVIVEFDYRVEDAFLLKLPKVEQVVNTHDFVYEITFATSQDMRSHVFDFAHDNQLKILQLNQKNSSLENLFIDLTK